The window CTAAGCGGAAGAAGCCATGCTTTGTTTGTGGTAGTTTGGAGCACAATGCCAAGCAATGTGAAAAGGTTAGTTGGAAAAGAAAACTAAGACACTAGACTCAAAAGGGATTTTATTTCTACGAGTTATTGAACATTTATTAGTTCTGGATGGTGGTGGGGCTCTACATGAAGAGATTGCTTTAGCTTAAATAATTGAGATTTGAACAAAAGGTTTAGGGTGCTGAAATTTGCACACCCTTTTCTACAATCCACACATCCTTTCAGCTGCTTTTACTAGAATACCCTTACACTCGTCTCATTATTCTCTCTTCCTCTATTTGCACGTCTAAAGCACATTCTCTCTCCCTGACTCCAACAACCAGTAAGTTCTTCTCTTCAGTTCTTCTCTTCACCGGCATCTTGGCCGCAGTCCCATAACTGCTCAAAGGCAGTCGAAACAGAGATCGAATACCGGTTTCTTGGGGTTGGTCTGCTCGAGCTCGCCGTCGTCCTCGCTCCCGAGGATGACAACGAGCGACGAGGCCGAGGAACTGGCCGAGGGTTGATGCCGCTGAATATGAGGTGGAAGAGGGTGGAGAAGGGGGCGCCGGACTTGTCGGAGGAGGAGGGGAGGATTTGTTGTTTGAGATTGACGCACAAATTTGAGGTGGGCATGAAAACATTCTTGAAGACATGAAAACGATCGAGTGTGATGGAAACATTTTTGGGTTGGATTTCGATGCCCTGTTGGATTCTCTTTGGATTGGAGATTTCATCCATGGCTGGGATACAATGACCTTTCCAATTCCATAGATGCAGAAGAACAGCAGAAGCAGAACAATTACGAAGAGAGAGGGAGAGGGGTAGTTACAGGAGAAAAATGTTATGAGTTGATAAAAAAATATCAAAAAATAGAAAGGGTGTGCCAATTGTAAAAAATGGTGTGCAAATTTCAGCACCCAAGGTTTATCCCTTCTTTTCAATTATGCTTAATTATTTTTCTTTCTCTTTATAAATTATAAATATATGTGTGATAGTAATATTCTGAGAATAAAACTAAGGATACTACTTGCCTGTTTTATTTGTGCCTTATAATCTTTTGTTAAAACCACTTTCCAAATATAATGAATTGTTCATAAATTCTTGTTGGCTATGTAACTATACAAAGATAGGTTTCGCCATTTCTACCCTCTATTTTCTCATGTTACACCTGCTATAAATGTACACAGGGACATGATTGCTTTATCTGCAAAAAGGGTGGACATCATGCTAAAAATTGTCCAGAGAAGTACAATGTTGGCTCATTGACTTCCAAAATATGTTTAAAATGTGGAGATTCTGGGCATGAGATGTATTCATGCAAGAATGATTACCCATCTGATGACCTCAAGGTATACTGTGGTTTTCTTATCGTTTGTGTTTGATATCTGATTAAATGCTATTAAATAATTTGATTTTTGATATATCAGGGAAGAGCTGCTTCTTGATTTTTGTTTTATTTCTTGTAAACAGGAAATTCAATGTTATGTCTGCAAGAAATTTGGTCATTTATGTTGTGTCAAGTGTGGTGATAACAGTGTAAAGGAAGTATCTTGTTACAGATGTGGTCAACTGGGACACACTGGTATGGTAAGTCTCATTTGCTCCTAAGGCTCCTCGTGTGTATGACTTCTGTATGTGGAGTTAGGTTTTTAGGTCTTTGGGTTAAGAACCTGCAATTTCATTAGACATGACAATGTGTGTGTGTGTGTCGTTATATTGTATATGTATGTTGTCAGGTGATTTTATGGTTTAGTCTCGTAGGCAAAAAATTTGTGATCATTTTCATTCACATATGCAGCTTTCGACAGTTCTGTTATATAATTTTGTTTCAAACTATTTTGTCAATAACAGAATCATGTCATGAAATGTCTGGATATCATTCTGCATTCTATTTTGGGAGATGCATGAAATATGATGCTGTACACTTTAGCTATTTTCTTCGTCTTGTTTGAAATTTCATTGAGTCCATATTAATACTTGTTAAGTAATGTTTTCATATCTGTTTGCAAAATGTTTTGATCATCTAAATATTCATTTCAATTTTTGTGTGCCTAAAACGCCTTAGTTTTAGTCATTTTGTTTCTTTTGATGGTGTGGAGGCAGTCAACTTTTCTCCCAATACACTAAGAAATGGTAATCTATACATGCAGGCGTGCATAGGCTTCCGTAGTGGGGAAACCACTGTGTCTGAAACCCCTCGTTTATGCTACAAATGTGGTGAAGGTGGTCATATTGCTCGGGAATGCAGAACCTCCAATAATGTAACCTTCTGCTATATTATCTGCAATTTTTCTTAGATTGTTTCTGTTGTGGTAGTATTGTCTGGCGATATCAACTGGAGTACTTTGTGTAACTTGCAGGCTCGTAAGAGGTATGATGAGTTCTCTAACGTATCTACCCCGACTTTGAGACCTCATAAAGAAAAGAAAGACTATATGGGATTCTATTCTGCTCCTAATGATCTGAATAAGAATAAAAGGAAACATACCTACTATGATGATAGAGGCTTTACAACTCCACAAAAAGCAATACATAGAGGTGGGTGGATAGTGGATGATCCAGATGACTTCTCCCCTAGAAAAGGCAAGAACGGCTGGAAGTCCCCTGCAACACCATCTAGTAGGAGCCATAGGATTCCAAGTTCGACTGCAGGCAGTCATGCTTCAAGTTCTAGATCCTCTAAAAAGTTATGGAAGGTTTCTGGAGGAACTCCTATCTCACAAGGATCATCTAAGTCTGTTCATCACAGATATTCTGCACAGAGGTTTAACAACTCTGGTACTGATGGTATGAGAAGAAATAACGAGTGGTGGTAGGCATAGAAGATAATATTTATACACAAGTCTGAATAGGTTTTATGGACAAGTTTTACATGCCCAACTGCCCAAGTGTGGCTGCACGCACGCATGCTTGTTGTACTGTCATCCGTTTAGGATCCTTTGAGCTCATTCTTTTGTATGTTTTTAAATGTAGCGCCACCTCTTGATTCTTTATACATTTATTTACATGTTTTATTTTCTATAGATTCGCAATTCTATGAAGGCTTTATATGAATCTGTTTTGTCTTGAGAGTGACCAGTAAAGGCTGTGAGTGGCATATCCATGGATATAGCCTGTGACAGGAAATCTCAAAAAAATCAGTTTCCTGAAGACATCGTACAAGAGATCCCCCTGAAGTTGCCCATAAAAGCTCTACTCCAATGCACCAGTGTGCAAGTCTTGGCTTTCCCTAGTTTCATTGGCAAGTACCCACCTCCCCAAGAAAAACTACCATCCCTAACATGTAAACCACAGATCAAAGCAAAGACCATATGAAGCTGACAAGGGATGAGAGTAATACCCTTGCAACAACTTCTTAACAGATCGATGAAAAATTAAAGAGCATTATTTGCAGCTGACAAGGGAAGAGCTATTTGTCCCAAGACGATGACTCGATTCTACAACAGTGTCTACCAAGAAGTTTGTTTCTCTAAAAACATGCTTGAAGTTGACCTTCTGAATTTTTGAGCTAGCCAAATGATATCTTGAACGAGAAACCTGATCCTCCATGGTACTTGAATTGAACTACACCCAAATATTTACAAACTGATCATCCATTTCTAATGTACCTATTAGGTAGGGCTGATCGTTTTGGGCCTGGTATGTCTCCAATACAAACGGCCCAACCATTTACTCTCTCAAAAAGCCCAACCTCAACAGCTACAGAGCTTAGTTCACCTTCACACTCAAGTGACTCAACTCTCACTCTCTCCCTATCTTTTCTCCCACGACCAGAGTAACTATGCAAACACTACTCTCGCCGGCAGCTCGCTCCGGCTTCTTCCCGGCGGCGCCACAGCAGGCCGCCCCGGCTCGTCCCTCCGCGTATCATCTCCCTCTACGATCAATCCCCCCCTGCCACGTCCCCAGCCTCACTCTCTCTCCTTCTTCGCCTCTAAATCACAGAGGATCAAAGCTCTCCTTGGCCACTACTCTAAGGGCAACTTCCACTCCAGCTTCTCAGACCTCCTCCCCCGGCGACGAAGCCGAAAAGGCCAAGCTCCTCCAGGTTCTCTCTAACACTCCGCAATTGTTTTTGTTTCAGAAGAAAAAAAAAAAAATGTAGCAAAATTGAAGAGCATGTAATTTTACAATTGTTTATGATTAGTAGAAATAAATTGTGTAGCTTTTGATTGATTGAATAGCGAAGTTTGTTGATTTTTGAGTTGTGTGTTGTAATGTGTAGGAGGTGGCTAAAAGGTTGGAGAGCACGGCGAGGTATTTCAAGAGGTTGGGTAGTTTAGGGTTTTGGGGACAGCTGGTGTGCACTGTTGTGGCTGCTGTGATTCTTTCCTTTTCGGTTGTTATAACTGGGAAGATTTCGTCGCCGCCTACGTTTTATGCCACTGCTGGTGGGATTGTTGCGGCTTTCATTTCTGTGTTTTGGTCATTCGGGTACATTCGTCTGTCGGATAAGCTTCAGAAAACTGCAAGGGATCCTGCAAAGGTATTGGACATTGTCATTTGTTGGGAAGATGTATT of the Fragaria vesca subsp. vesca linkage group LG6, FraVesHawaii_1.0, whole genome shotgun sequence genome contains:
- the LOC101311495 gene encoding uncharacterized protein LOC101311495 — encoded protein: MGKREKQASKFHWDELSEGEGESANRKALKSVVQISSDDEANEDLSLKIVEKALLMRAAKLASENDSAASDLGGVTSSSSPQVAEVEAADLETKKVVKKDRVRKSKKRKIEDPAVNLAKEEVKVDEGGAVDETIELNNVQITDNIVLRKLLRGPRYFDPPDKSWGACFNCGEEGHAAVNCTVAKRKKPCFVCGSLEHNAKQCEKGHDCFICKKGGHHAKNCPEKYNVGSLTSKICLKCGDSGHEMYSCKNDYPSDDLKEIQCYVCKKFGHLCCVKCGDNSVKEVSCYRCGQLGHTGMACIGFRSGETTVSETPRLCYKCGEGGHIARECRTSNNARKRYDEFSNVSTPTLRPHKEKKDYMGFYSAPNDLNKNKRKHTYYDDRGFTTPQKAIHRGGWIVDDPDDFSPRKGKNGWKSPATPSSRSHRIPSSTAGSHASSSRSSKKLWKVSGGTPISQGSSKSVHHRYSAQRFNNSGTDGMRRNNEWW
- the LOC101311780 gene encoding protein TIC 21, chloroplastic-like gives rise to the protein MQTLLSPAARSGFFPAAPQQAAPARPSAYHLPLRSIPPCHVPSLTLSPSSPLNHRGSKLSLATTLRATSTPASQTSSPGDEAEKAKLLQEVAKRLESTARYFKRLGSLGFWGQLVCTVVAAVILSFSVVITGKISSPPTFYATAGGIVAAFISVFWSFGYIRLSDKLQKTARDPAKAPSRADVIKSLRNGIGLNLLGMGAAVLGMQATVGTLVAKALTSSATPYYQGLSPGYSPVLALDVFLVQASANTILSHFLGLVFSLELLRSVSLPPAEGSPIPKMA